One Ahaetulla prasina isolate Xishuangbanna chromosome 10, ASM2864084v1, whole genome shotgun sequence genomic region harbors:
- the NT5C1A gene encoding cytosolic 5'-nucleotidase 1A isoform X1, with the protein MEPTGSGCPEGRAGQPKQASLEDAKAFYENLSSKKKPKSPKPQHAITIAVSSRALFRMEEEQKIYKEQGVEAYVKYQLEHEEEPFLPGAAFPFVKALESVNSQLRELFPDSEELFDIVLVTNNHAQVGVRLINSINHYNLFIERFCMTGGNSPICYLKAYHTNLYLSSDCEKVSEAIEEGIAAATVFTPKKDVEVSEKQLRVAFDGDAVLFSDESEQIVKAHGLDKFFEHEKTYENKPLAQGPLKGFLEVLGKLQKKFYSKGLRLECPIRTYLVTARSAASSGARALKTLRSWGLETDEALFLAGAPKGPLLEKIRPHIFFDDQMFHVEGAKEMGTVAAHVPYGVAQKYKLSGQRKAAQDSK; encoded by the exons ATGGAGCCCACTGGATCCGGATGCCCGGAAGGCAGAGCTGGGCAGCCAAAACAAGCGAGTTTGGAGGATGCCAAGGCCTTTTATGAAAACCTCTCTTCCAAAAAGAAGCCCAAATCA CCAAAGCCGCAACACGCCATCACCATTGCCGTGTCCTCCCGAGCCCTCTTCCGCATGGAAGAAGAGCAGAAGATTTACAAAGAGCAGGGCGTGGAGGCCTACGTGAAATATCAGTTGGAGCACGAGGAGGAGCCCTTCCTGCCTGGAGCGGCTTTCCCTTTTGTCAAG GCTTTGGAATCGGTCAATAGCCAGCTGCGGGAACTGTTCCCAGACAGTGAGGAACTTTTTGACATTGTCCTTGTGACCAACAACCATGCGCAAGTGGGCGTTCGCTTGATCAACAGCATCAACCATTACA ATCTCTTTATTGAGAGGTTTTGTATGACCGGCGGGAATAGCCCCATTTGCTACTTGAAGGCCTACCACACCAACCTCTACTTATCCTCTGACTGTGAGAAAGTGAGTGAGGCCATAGAAGAGG gGATTGCAGCTGCCACTGTTTTCACCCCCAAGAAAGATGTGGAAGTCTCAGAGAAGCAGCTTCGTGTCGCCTTTGACGGAGATGCTGTGCTGTTTTCCGATGAGTCGGAGCAGATCGTGAAGGCTCACGGCCTAGACAAGTTCTTTGAGCACGAGAAGACTTATGAGAACAAGCCTCTCGCTCAG GGGCCACTGAAGGGCTTCCTGGAAGTGTTGGGGAAGCTTCAGAAGAAGTTCTACAGCAAAGGCCTCCGCCTGGAATGCCCCATCCGCACCTACCTGGTCACGGCTCGAAGTGCTGCCAGTTCCGGGGCCCGAGCCCTAAAGACTCTCCGGAGCTGGGGACTAGAAACGGACGAGGCCCTCTTCCTGGCCGGCGCACCCAAAGGCCCCTTGCTGGAGAAGATCCGACCACATATCTTCTTCGATGACCAGATGTTTCACGTGGAGGGAGCGAAAGAAATGGGCACTGTCGCCGCCCATGTTCCTTATGGGGTTGCCCAGAAGTACAAGCTCTCAGGACAAAGAAAGGCAGCTCAGGACAGCAAGTAG
- the NT5C1A gene encoding cytosolic 5'-nucleotidase 1A isoform X2, producing the protein MEPTGSGCPEGRAGQPKQASLEDAKAFYENLSSKKKPKSPKPQHAITIAVSSRALFRMEEEQKIYKEQGVEAYVKYQLEHEEEPFLPGAAFPFVKALESVNSQLRELFPDSEELFDIVLVTNNHAQVGVRLINSINHYRIAAATVFTPKKDVEVSEKQLRVAFDGDAVLFSDESEQIVKAHGLDKFFEHEKTYENKPLAQGPLKGFLEVLGKLQKKFYSKGLRLECPIRTYLVTARSAASSGARALKTLRSWGLETDEALFLAGAPKGPLLEKIRPHIFFDDQMFHVEGAKEMGTVAAHVPYGVAQKYKLSGQRKAAQDSK; encoded by the exons ATGGAGCCCACTGGATCCGGATGCCCGGAAGGCAGAGCTGGGCAGCCAAAACAAGCGAGTTTGGAGGATGCCAAGGCCTTTTATGAAAACCTCTCTTCCAAAAAGAAGCCCAAATCA CCAAAGCCGCAACACGCCATCACCATTGCCGTGTCCTCCCGAGCCCTCTTCCGCATGGAAGAAGAGCAGAAGATTTACAAAGAGCAGGGCGTGGAGGCCTACGTGAAATATCAGTTGGAGCACGAGGAGGAGCCCTTCCTGCCTGGAGCGGCTTTCCCTTTTGTCAAG GCTTTGGAATCGGTCAATAGCCAGCTGCGGGAACTGTTCCCAGACAGTGAGGAACTTTTTGACATTGTCCTTGTGACCAACAACCATGCGCAAGTGGGCGTTCGCTTGATCAACAGCATCAACCATTACA gGATTGCAGCTGCCACTGTTTTCACCCCCAAGAAAGATGTGGAAGTCTCAGAGAAGCAGCTTCGTGTCGCCTTTGACGGAGATGCTGTGCTGTTTTCCGATGAGTCGGAGCAGATCGTGAAGGCTCACGGCCTAGACAAGTTCTTTGAGCACGAGAAGACTTATGAGAACAAGCCTCTCGCTCAG GGGCCACTGAAGGGCTTCCTGGAAGTGTTGGGGAAGCTTCAGAAGAAGTTCTACAGCAAAGGCCTCCGCCTGGAATGCCCCATCCGCACCTACCTGGTCACGGCTCGAAGTGCTGCCAGTTCCGGGGCCCGAGCCCTAAAGACTCTCCGGAGCTGGGGACTAGAAACGGACGAGGCCCTCTTCCTGGCCGGCGCACCCAAAGGCCCCTTGCTGGAGAAGATCCGACCACATATCTTCTTCGATGACCAGATGTTTCACGTGGAGGGAGCGAAAGAAATGGGCACTGTCGCCGCCCATGTTCCTTATGGGGTTGCCCAGAAGTACAAGCTCTCAGGACAAAGAAAGGCAGCTCAGGACAGCAAGTAG
- the NT5C1A gene encoding cytosolic 5'-nucleotidase 1A isoform X3, with translation MEEEQKIYKEQGVEAYVKYQLEHEEEPFLPGAAFPFVKALESVNSQLRELFPDSEELFDIVLVTNNHAQVGVRLINSINHYNLFIERFCMTGGNSPICYLKAYHTNLYLSSDCEKVSEAIEEGIAAATVFTPKKDVEVSEKQLRVAFDGDAVLFSDESEQIVKAHGLDKFFEHEKTYENKPLAQGPLKGFLEVLGKLQKKFYSKGLRLECPIRTYLVTARSAASSGARALKTLRSWGLETDEALFLAGAPKGPLLEKIRPHIFFDDQMFHVEGAKEMGTVAAHVPYGVAQKYKLSGQRKAAQDSK, from the exons ATGGAAGAAGAGCAGAAGATTTACAAAGAGCAGGGCGTGGAGGCCTACGTGAAATATCAGTTGGAGCACGAGGAGGAGCCCTTCCTGCCTGGAGCGGCTTTCCCTTTTGTCAAG GCTTTGGAATCGGTCAATAGCCAGCTGCGGGAACTGTTCCCAGACAGTGAGGAACTTTTTGACATTGTCCTTGTGACCAACAACCATGCGCAAGTGGGCGTTCGCTTGATCAACAGCATCAACCATTACA ATCTCTTTATTGAGAGGTTTTGTATGACCGGCGGGAATAGCCCCATTTGCTACTTGAAGGCCTACCACACCAACCTCTACTTATCCTCTGACTGTGAGAAAGTGAGTGAGGCCATAGAAGAGG gGATTGCAGCTGCCACTGTTTTCACCCCCAAGAAAGATGTGGAAGTCTCAGAGAAGCAGCTTCGTGTCGCCTTTGACGGAGATGCTGTGCTGTTTTCCGATGAGTCGGAGCAGATCGTGAAGGCTCACGGCCTAGACAAGTTCTTTGAGCACGAGAAGACTTATGAGAACAAGCCTCTCGCTCAG GGGCCACTGAAGGGCTTCCTGGAAGTGTTGGGGAAGCTTCAGAAGAAGTTCTACAGCAAAGGCCTCCGCCTGGAATGCCCCATCCGCACCTACCTGGTCACGGCTCGAAGTGCTGCCAGTTCCGGGGCCCGAGCCCTAAAGACTCTCCGGAGCTGGGGACTAGAAACGGACGAGGCCCTCTTCCTGGCCGGCGCACCCAAAGGCCCCTTGCTGGAGAAGATCCGACCACATATCTTCTTCGATGACCAGATGTTTCACGTGGAGGGAGCGAAAGAAATGGGCACTGTCGCCGCCCATGTTCCTTATGGGGTTGCCCAGAAGTACAAGCTCTCAGGACAAAGAAAGGCAGCTCAGGACAGCAAGTAG